Part of the Nocardia farcinica genome, CACGACGATCTGCTGGTCGAGCGGCGAATAGGCCACACCCGGTTGCCTGGTGCGCGCGACCGCACTCGGTTCCCGGGGTCCGGACCCCAACGGCCGTTCCTGCAGACGATCGATCAGCGCGTCCAGCAACAGGTTCGGCAACCCGGTGGTCGCCGTGTCGAGATCGAGGTCGTTGGCGGCTTCCGGGTGTTCGGCGAAGTACTCGGCGAACTCGATGATCCGGTCCACGATGTCGACGGCGACCTCGCCGCCGAACCGGAGGAAATTGCGCACCGGCACATCGAGCGGATTGAGCCGGTAGGCCATACCCGGCGCGGTCAGCCATTCGAACACCGCGGCACCGGTTGCCTCCCGACCGGCCGCGATGTGCTGGTCGATCACGTCGACCAGGTCGTCCAGGCAATGTACCGGGATGCCGGCGTGGACTGCCATCACCTGTACGTATTGATGCCCGAGTTCCGGGAACTCACGCAGCCGGAATTTGGCGAGCAATTCGCGCAGGGCATCGCGCAGCACCGACTCGAAGTCCGGGTCGCGCGGAAGGCCGAGTTCTTCCCAGAAGCTGTCCCAGTAACGGTTTCGGTCGTAGTACAGGCCGGCGTGTCCGATCAACGTGGTCAGCGTCAATGCCGGGAACTTCGTCACGATCCACTCCGGTCCCCGCGCGCGGTGATACCGGCGGATCATCTGGGCGTACAGATCGGTGCTGCGGGCGATCTCGTCGGCGTCGAGATTCAGCTCGACGAAAAGCGACACCCGGCGCAATTCCTCGGCGCGCGCGAACTCCACATCACGCGCCTGCTGGACCAAGAACGACTCCGCCATCGCACGGACCCCCTCCTCACCTCTCACCGCACCGAGCCGGACGCCGCGAACTCGCCGGATGCCTGAACATCTTCCCATCAGGAAGAACCCGCGACCACCGGACCGTCCGCTGTCCTGTCTGTCGTCCGGCGGATCCCACACGCTACTGCGCGGTTTGCGGGTCCGTGCCGGTTCGGGAACCGAACCGGACATAATTCGTGTATCACGCCGATCACGGTCGGCGACCGAGCAGGTCGTGGTGCACGGGAGGTACGCAGTGCAGGAGTCGTTGGTACATCGAATCCGCGAACTGCTCCGCGCCGAAGGCCGCTTGACGGCGCGGGAGCTGACCGAGACCATCGATGATCCGACGGTCACCCGAACGGTTGTCAACCGCCTCCTCCATGCCCGCCAAGATGTCTTCGGCAAGTCCGACGACACCCCACCGCTCTGGTCGCTGCGCGGGTCCGGCGGCGGTGGCGCATCCTCGCCCCCGGCGGGGACCATCTCGGCGCGTCAGAGCACCTCGCGCGGACCCGCCGCCGCCCCGGGGAAACGGAAGCCGGGCCCCGGCTCCCGGGGCTGGCAGGAACAAGCACTCGCCGCTTGGCGGGGACTCGGTCACCGAGCTATCGTCGAGGCGGTCGAAGGGGCGGGCAAGACCTCCCTGGGCATCGCCGCCGCCGCGGAAGCCACCCGAGCCGGGCGTCAGGTGGTGGTGCTGGTCCGGGACAGCGAGGACCAGCACCGCTGGATCGAGGCGCTGCGCGGCGCACTGCCCGACCGCAGCATCGCAGGGTCCGCTCCGCACCCGCTGCCCGCGCACGGTGACGTCACCGTAGTCACTGCCCGCGGCGCCATCCAGGACCGGATGATCGACAGGCAGGCCGACCACCCTCCGACGGTACTGATCGTCGACGACGTCCACGATTACAGCGCGGGCGCGTACGCCAAGGCTCTGCTGCCCGCCTTCCAGTGGCGACTCGCGCTCACCTGCGGCGCGGAACGCGGTGACGGCCTGATGGAGTCGGTCGTCCGGCCGTATTTCGGCGAGATCGTCGCCGGCTGCGATTACCTGCACGCTGTCCAGCACGGCCTGCTCCCCCGCATACGGCTGGCCCAGGTGCCGGTGCGGCTGACCGCGAGCGAAGAGCGGATCCTGCATACCGCCGAAGACCGGGCCGAACAGGCACTGGACACACTCGTCGGCACCTATGGCGCGCCCGACACTCGCTCAGCCGCCGAGGGATTCGCGCGAGCCCAGCTGGATGCGCGAGGGCCTGCCGCGGTCTTCGCACGACGCTACCTCGATGCGCTCGGTAAACGCAGTGAACTGCTCGCCGGATGCCAGGAGAAGCTGGCCTTGCTGCGCAACCTTCCGGTCCCCGCGTTGACTCGCACCCAAACGATCTTCTTCACCGACCGGCCCGCCACCGCCACCCGTCTCGTCCAGCTCCTGGGGCAGAGCGACCTGGAGATCGCCCGCGTCGGCGAGGATCTCGCCGCCATCACTCGCGACGAGGTCCACCGGCGGCTCCGCGAGCGCAGCCTGCACGCCGTCGTCGAGCACCGCGGACTGGATCCGGCGCTGACGGTGCCGTACGTCGGCATGGGTGTGTTCGTCTCCCCCGACCTCACCGAGCGGCAGTTGGCGCACCGGCTCGGCCGGGTGATCCACCCCGATGCCCCGCAGGCGCCGGTGGTACTGCTGGCTTTCGTCGAAGGTTCCTCCGAAGACCCCAAACATGTCGGGGCCCACCTTCGTAGGCTGAGACAGATCGCCGAGGAGGAGATCACGACCGACATCGCCGGGCTGCCCGGCCTGCTCGACCGGTGGCTTGCCCACCCCGGGCCGAACCGGCACCCCGGTGCGGTCCACCCGACACCCGCACCGGGGGCGCCGAACCCCGGTCCCGCCGCTTCCGAACCGAAAGCCGAGGCCGTGATGACAGAACTCAGCGACCAGCTCCTCGCCCAGGGTGGGATCGCTACCGCCGACGAACTCGGCGATCTCCTGGGGCTCACCGACCCCCGGGAGATGGCCGCCGCCGTCACCGCGGCCGCCGGGGCGGGCCTGCTCGACTTCCGTCCGGTCGAGGACGGCACCGAGGAACTGGTGTTGCTGGCGGCCGACGTCGGCGGCAGCGCGGATCAGCGCGGTGCCGCGCTGGAGCGGATCACGCGGTGGGCAGCGCGCTCGGCGGACCCGATCGAGGAATTCCCTGGGCTCGTCCGCGCGGTGGCTCCGCTGCGGGTGCCGCGCCACCGGCTCGTCGGCATCGCGGCGTTCCTGCGCGGCACCACCCCCGCCGGTCTGCTCTGACAGTTCGCGACAGGGCCTGTCGGCAAATCACTCGACGGTCCCTTCGCGGGCCAAGGGCAGCGCCAGCGCCAGCGCCGCGACAGCGCGGTCGGTGATCTCGGGCTGCCCCAGCGTATGCAGGGCTCGCCGCAGCAGCTCTCTGCGGTCGCCCCAACCGGTTTCGGCCGCGGCCGCCGCGATTGCCGCGGCGAGTTCCCGAATCGGCACCTGGTCTATCGCTCGGGGGCCGAGCGTGCGGCGGGCCGTGAGCGGCTGCTCCGGCGTGCGAAAGGTCCGCGCGGCGGAGTCGCCCGTCGGGACCGGATCGTCGACGAGCAGATCACCGCTGTCGACAGCCGCGTCGAGCAGTCGTTCGACCATGTCCGCGATACCGGCGTCGGCAGCCGAGCCCGCGGACCTCGAATAAGCGGCCAGTACCCGGGAGCCGGTCACCGGCCCCTCGACGTCGACGATCCGCACCAGGTCTTTGGTCACCGTGCTCGGCGACGCGACACCGGGCGCGGCGAGCGGTTCGGCGAACGCCCGATAGGGGACCACCACTTCGGCCCCGGACTCCGTGGGAGGGGGCGGTTGCTCCGCCTGTGGCACCCCGATCGGCTCGTCGATGGGCACCGCCGGCGCGTCCGCATCGGTGTGCGACGAATAGGACGCGGCCTCTTCGTCATGGTCTGCGGCCCGCGGCCGCACGGTGTCGTCCGACCGTTCTGCCACCACCGGCGCGAGCTCGGCCGCCGTGGCCGCCGAAGTCGTTTCCTCCTCGCTGACGGGCAGGAGGCCGAGTTCGTCGAAGGTGGCCCACAGCGGCGCCAACGCCGCGTCCGGGTCGCGCAGGAACTGTGACTGTCGGATGCGCACGAACGGCCATCCGCACCGTTGCAGGTCGCGCTGCCGCGCCAGGTCGGCGTCGAACGCCGTCGGACCGTCCCAGCGGTCGCCGTCGCACTGGACCGCCACCCGCGCCTGCGCGCCGGTCACGACCATGTCGATGTCGTAGCCCGTCGCGTCGTAGTGCGCGCTGACGCGATAGCCGCGTTCGACGATCCTGTTGAACACCTGCTGCTCGAACAGCGATTCGAACGGCGCGACCACGCGGTCCTCGGGTACCGGCTCCGGCCGCTCGCCGATCTGCTCGGCATCCTGCCGCCACGTCTCGAGGCAGTAATCCAGCAACCGATATCGCATGTCATCGGGATTGCGCAGGTCATCAAGAGTGACCGAGTGGAACAACCAGAGTTGGTCGCGGGCCCGGGAGACCGCGACGTTGTAGCGCTGGATCGCCTCTTCCCGGTTCTGTGCCACCAGCCGTGACTCGCCACCGCGAGCCTTGACCATCGACAGAAAGATGACGTCGCGTTCGGCGCCCTGGAAGTCGGCGGCGTCGCCGCAGCGCAGTTGCCTGCGGGTCAACTCCTCCGGCTGGAATCGCGTGAGCAGCTTGTCCCAGACGAGTTTGGCCTGCTGGACGCCGAGCAGGGAGATCACGCCGAAGGTCTTGCCGTCGTAGGCAGGATCTTCGATGCAGCGTGCGATCTGCTCCACGATCCGGTCGGCCTCGGCGACATTGGTGTTGATCTTGGGAGGATTCGTGCCGTCGGGCACATACACCGTGCGGATGGGCGGCAACCGATCGGCACCGAACATTCGCACCGGTATCAGGCGCACGTTGTGCGGCTCGTAGGCGATCTTGTTGGAGAAGCCGATGATCTCCGGCACGCAGCGCCGGTGCTCCACCAAAGTCAACCGGGCCGGGAACCGCATGGTGGCCTCGTCGAACAGGCTGCGCTTGGGTTCCTGCCAGGTGGCTCGGTATTTGTCGTCGAA contains:
- a CDS encoding DEAD/DEAH box helicase family protein: MVHRIRELLRAEGRLTARELTETIDDPTVTRTVVNRLLHARQDVFGKSDDTPPLWSLRGSGGGGASSPPAGTISARQSTSRGPAAAPGKRKPGPGSRGWQEQALAAWRGLGHRAIVEAVEGAGKTSLGIAAAAEATRAGRQVVVLVRDSEDQHRWIEALRGALPDRSIAGSAPHPLPAHGDVTVVTARGAIQDRMIDRQADHPPTVLIVDDVHDYSAGAYAKALLPAFQWRLALTCGAERGDGLMESVVRPYFGEIVAGCDYLHAVQHGLLPRIRLAQVPVRLTASEERILHTAEDRAEQALDTLVGTYGAPDTRSAAEGFARAQLDARGPAAVFARRYLDALGKRSELLAGCQEKLALLRNLPVPALTRTQTIFFTDRPATATRLVQLLGQSDLEIARVGEDLAAITRDEVHRRLRERSLHAVVEHRGLDPALTVPYVGMGVFVSPDLTERQLAHRLGRVIHPDAPQAPVVLLAFVEGSSEDPKHVGAHLRRLRQIAEEEITTDIAGLPGLLDRWLAHPGPNRHPGAVHPTPAPGAPNPGPAASEPKAEAVMTELSDQLLAQGGIATADELGDLLGLTDPREMAAAVTAAAGAGLLDFRPVEDGTEELVLLAADVGGSADQRGAALERITRWAARSADPIEEFPGLVRAVAPLRVPRHRLVGIAAFLRGTTPAGLL